The proteins below come from a single Ruficoccus amylovorans genomic window:
- a CDS encoding DUF2190 family protein produces the protein MIRFIKKLFHARPVFANSAEGTHAGRITRILENTVSVRNLLGKIGPTADQTSLCGAGDKPLGVITDSGEAGEHVSISLLSASSTTILLVASEAILAGQDIYTSASGKVQNEPTAAGTYYLVGRALTAASGDNTLVEVEAFAPRKVIVLNAFTGNPSTDMATLGDTFGQAPDKVIVLPGM, from the coding sequence ATGATTCGTTTCATCAAAAAACTGTTTCACGCCCGTCCGGTCTTTGCCAATAGCGCCGAGGGCACCCACGCGGGCCGCATTACCCGCATTCTCGAAAACACCGTCAGTGTACGCAACCTACTGGGCAAGATCGGCCCCACCGCCGACCAGACCAGTCTGTGCGGCGCGGGCGACAAGCCCCTGGGCGTCATCACCGACAGCGGCGAGGCGGGCGAGCATGTCAGCATCAGCCTGCTCTCGGCCTCGTCCACAACGATACTCCTCGTCGCCTCCGAAGCGATCCTCGCGGGCCAGGACATCTACACCTCCGCCTCCGGCAAGGTCCAGAATGAGCCGACCGCCGCCGGCACGTACTATCTGGTGGGTCGCGCCCTGACCGCTGCCTCCGGAGACAACACCCTCGTCGAGGTCGAGGCCTTCGCCCCGCGCAAGGTCATCGTCCTCAACGCGTTCACCGGCAATCCCAGCACTGACATGGCCACGCTGGGCGACACCTTCGGACAGGCCCCGGACAAGGTCATCGTCCTGCCTGGCATGTAG
- a CDS encoding phage protease — translation MKEDSITTLVTQEWSNATSGWLKLADYGDWPHARGVQRLSREAATRMCDYFKSLRGRLARRFGGLPVYIGHPDDPGFSGQSGHDDTRAYAWIADMQDRDDGLYVLPRWSQAGRELLANAFYKFLSPRWAMRHLDGNLYEPVRLISIGLTNQPNIPGEAIANEIIRPSAPQQVPDSTDTHTAEEPTTEVRPVEALDVLELIGVDPEGDWRAACRELVANARRWEKDGAPLAETSEELTAENERFYRIATESERVCTQARESFSNERRARIALLLDHALLRGRILPHERENWERGLQADFETGLRELCNTDCALHTQPRTHGLGQRAPLVQKRRDFLALVNERAESTGEDFTTAWSCVKRDRPDLYDQLNLI, via the coding sequence ATGAAAGAAGACTCCATCACCACCCTCGTCACCCAGGAATGGTCCAACGCGACCAGCGGCTGGCTCAAGCTGGCCGACTACGGGGACTGGCCGCACGCGCGCGGCGTCCAGCGCCTTAGCCGAGAAGCCGCCACCCGCATGTGCGACTATTTCAAATCTCTGCGCGGGCGCCTGGCCCGGCGCTTCGGCGGGCTCCCGGTTTACATCGGGCACCCGGACGATCCGGGATTCTCCGGCCAGAGCGGCCACGACGACACCCGCGCCTACGCCTGGATCGCCGACATGCAGGACCGCGACGACGGCCTTTACGTGCTGCCGCGCTGGTCGCAGGCCGGACGCGAGCTCCTCGCCAATGCCTTTTATAAATTCCTCTCGCCGCGCTGGGCCATGCGCCACCTCGACGGCAACCTCTACGAGCCGGTACGGCTCATTTCCATCGGCCTGACCAACCAGCCCAACATCCCCGGCGAAGCCATCGCCAATGAGATCATCCGCCCCTCCGCTCCGCAGCAAGTACCCGATTCGACTGATACTCACACCGCTGAAGAACCCACGACGGAAGTCCGCCCGGTGGAAGCGCTCGATGTGCTTGAGCTGATTGGTGTCGATCCCGAAGGTGACTGGCGCGCGGCCTGCCGCGAACTCGTCGCCAACGCCCGTCGCTGGGAAAAAGACGGCGCACCACTGGCCGAAACCAGCGAAGAACTCACCGCCGAGAACGAGCGCTTCTACCGCATCGCCACCGAGAGCGAACGCGTTTGCACCCAGGCGAGGGAGTCATTCTCCAACGAGCGTCGCGCCCGCATCGCCCTCCTGCTCGACCATGCGCTCCTGCGCGGGCGCATCCTGCCCCACGAGCGCGAGAACTGGGAGCGCGGCCTGCAGGCGGACTTCGAGACCGGTCTGCGCGAGCTGTGCAACACTGACTGCGCCCTCCACACCCAGCCCCGCACGCACGGACTGGGGCAACGGGCCCCGCTCGTACAAAAGCGCCGGGACTTCCTCGCTCTCGTCAACGAACGCGCCGAGAGCACGGGCGAGGATTTTACCACGGCCTGGTCCTGCGTGAAGCGCGACCGGCCCGATCTCTACGACCAGCTCAATCTGATCTGA
- a CDS encoding phage portal protein family protein: protein MKTASLIPHDRARTSRRARFNPIRHLTPDTLTRMLDAFHAGELRQAALAWEAIEQRDDLVKAVATKRKKAVGRFGWQIETFDQSEEAARHAAALEFFYRQLTAAHACDLNESGGFSLLVRQMMDAVGKRYAVHEIVWQPIRVQDNAQTPGLPSTLLTAQFRFVPLWFMENRTGQLRFLESDTATEGRPLEREGWLVTTGDGLMEATAIAYLFKHLPLRDWLVYCERNGMPGVRGVTDAAPNTPEWEAAREAVRDFGAEFHALMSRGTQIEAIDLRGSGELPYPALVDRMDKAIATLWRGSSMGTVADSGAGISLQGKETALIEREDAEHIAGTLHTQIDRTVLRYLFNTNQPRARIVIRHKESGLSAEELDTAREIIGTAIPKVINQFVRRLLGKDKPSSPN, encoded by the coding sequence ATGAAAACCGCCTCTCTCATCCCGCACGACCGCGCCCGGACGTCCCGACGCGCGCGCTTCAACCCGATCCGGCACCTGACTCCGGACACCCTCACCCGCATGCTCGACGCCTTCCACGCCGGGGAACTGCGTCAGGCCGCCTTGGCCTGGGAAGCCATCGAGCAGCGCGACGACCTCGTCAAGGCCGTCGCCACCAAGCGCAAAAAGGCAGTCGGTCGTTTCGGCTGGCAGATCGAAACTTTTGACCAATCCGAAGAAGCCGCCCGCCATGCCGCCGCGCTGGAGTTTTTCTACCGGCAGTTAACCGCCGCCCACGCTTGCGATCTGAACGAAAGCGGCGGCTTCTCCCTCCTGGTGCGGCAGATGATGGACGCCGTGGGCAAGCGCTACGCCGTCCACGAAATCGTCTGGCAACCCATCCGCGTACAGGACAACGCACAGACGCCCGGCCTGCCCTCAACGCTGCTCACCGCGCAATTCCGTTTCGTGCCGCTGTGGTTCATGGAAAACCGCACCGGACAGCTCCGCTTCCTGGAAAGCGACACCGCCACCGAGGGCCGCCCGCTCGAGCGCGAAGGCTGGCTCGTCACTACCGGCGACGGGCTCATGGAGGCCACCGCCATTGCCTACCTCTTCAAGCACCTCCCGCTACGTGACTGGCTCGTTTACTGCGAGCGCAACGGCATGCCCGGCGTCCGCGGCGTGACTGATGCCGCCCCCAACACCCCCGAATGGGAAGCCGCCCGCGAGGCCGTACGGGACTTCGGGGCAGAGTTCCACGCGCTCATGTCACGGGGCACGCAGATCGAGGCCATCGACCTGCGCGGCTCGGGCGAGCTTCCCTACCCCGCGCTGGTTGACCGCATGGACAAGGCTATCGCCACCCTCTGGCGCGGCAGCAGCATGGGCACAGTCGCCGACTCCGGGGCGGGGATTTCTCTCCAAGGCAAAGAGACCGCCCTCATCGAGCGCGAGGACGCCGAACACATCGCCGGGACACTTCACACGCAGATCGACCGCACCGTCCTGCGCTACCTTTTCAATACAAACCAGCCCCGCGCCCGCATCGTCATCCGCCACAAGGAGAGCGGCCTCTCCGCCGAGGAACTCGACACCGCCCGCGAAATCATCGGCACCGCCATCCCCAAGGTCATTAACCAGTTCGTCCGTCGCCTCCTGGGCAAAGATAAGCCATCCAGTCCGAACTAA
- a CDS encoding terminase large subunit domain-containing protein yields MTTATAQLSPTVRPASTGGDPLPFFLPYQRKWIEDTSRLKIMEKSRQVGMSWTSAYRLVREQSRSDTRLDAWISSRDEAQARLFLEDARAFAAILHRAAGDLDATVVSDSDGSAFTLAFANGRRLHCLSSNADAQAGKRGTRLLDEFALHPDPRRLYAIAYPGITWGGQLEIVSTHRGSDNFFNQLIREITEQGNPKNFSHHRVTLQDALDQGFLTKLKEKLPPEDPRSQMDEAAYYDFIRASCPDEESFQQEYLCRPADDTTAFLSWELISECEYSVHDDWEIPLIAVASGSPQPVDTNHRPHGRDLRLAHDLFLGVDIGREHDLSVFWLVERVNDLFLTRNITTLERTPFAQQEQVLDAFLSLPTLRRACIDQSGLGRQFAERAASRYGGYRVEGLTFTAGLKESLAYPVRSAFESRSLRIPPDKRIRADLRAVKKEATSSGNIRFCADRGTNGHADRFWALALALHAGRRPQAAAHYESLDLPGRSR; encoded by the coding sequence ATGACCACCGCCACCGCACAGCTATCCCCCACCGTCCGGCCCGCCAGCACCGGGGGCGATCCGCTGCCGTTTTTCCTGCCCTACCAGCGTAAGTGGATCGAGGACACCTCTCGCCTCAAGATCATGGAAAAGTCACGCCAGGTTGGCATGTCCTGGACCAGCGCCTACCGGCTGGTGCGTGAACAGTCACGCAGCGACACCCGGCTGGATGCCTGGATTTCCTCCCGAGACGAGGCCCAGGCCCGCCTTTTTCTGGAGGACGCCCGCGCCTTTGCCGCCATTCTCCACCGCGCCGCCGGTGACCTCGACGCCACTGTGGTCAGCGACTCCGACGGCTCTGCCTTCACGCTCGCTTTCGCCAATGGCCGCCGCCTGCATTGCCTTTCCAGCAACGCCGACGCCCAGGCCGGTAAACGCGGCACTCGCCTGCTGGACGAGTTCGCGCTCCACCCCGACCCGCGCCGTCTCTACGCCATCGCCTACCCCGGCATCACCTGGGGCGGGCAGCTTGAAATCGTCTCGACCCATCGCGGCTCGGACAACTTTTTCAACCAGCTCATCCGTGAAATCACCGAGCAGGGAAATCCGAAAAATTTCTCCCACCACCGGGTCACGCTCCAGGACGCGCTCGATCAGGGCTTTCTGACCAAACTCAAGGAGAAGCTCCCGCCCGAGGATCCTCGCAGCCAGATGGACGAGGCCGCTTACTACGATTTCATCCGCGCCTCGTGCCCGGACGAGGAGAGCTTCCAGCAGGAGTACCTGTGCCGCCCCGCCGACGACACCACCGCCTTTCTCTCGTGGGAGTTGATCAGCGAGTGTGAATACTCCGTTCACGACGACTGGGAGATCCCCCTCATCGCCGTCGCCTCGGGCAGCCCCCAACCGGTTGACACCAACCACCGCCCCCACGGCCGCGACCTCCGTCTGGCGCACGATCTCTTTCTGGGGGTGGACATCGGCCGTGAGCACGACCTGTCCGTTTTCTGGCTGGTCGAACGCGTCAACGACCTCTTCCTGACCCGCAACATCACCACGCTCGAGCGCACCCCCTTCGCCCAACAGGAGCAAGTCCTCGACGCCTTCCTCTCGCTCCCCACCCTTCGCCGGGCCTGCATCGACCAGAGCGGCCTCGGGCGGCAGTTCGCCGAACGCGCCGCCAGCCGCTACGGCGGCTATCGGGTCGAGGGGCTGACCTTCACCGCCGGGTTGAAGGAGTCGCTCGCCTACCCCGTGCGCAGCGCCTTCGAGAGCCGCAGCCTGCGCATCCCGCCCGACAAGCGCATCCGCGCCGACCTGCGCGCGGTCAAAAAAGAAGCCACCTCCAGCGGCAACATCCGCTTCTGCGCCGACCGTGGAACGAACGGTCACGCCGACCGTTTCTGGGCGCTCGCTCTCGCGCTCCACGCCGGTCGCCGCCCGCAGGCAGCCGCCCATTACGAATCCCTCGACCTGCCCGGACGCTCCCGCTAA
- a CDS encoding LamG-like jellyroll fold domain-containing protein — translation MTALAHSPVKAGSAAVLVALAVCAIASGQVAGAQVKGVEIVSPSRAVCLTDRRASVRLKAAVLAGADALAYIDNVVWSVNPAVGAVLTAESGGWANVNFSADGVYSVTASVEAEGTVHAASQTVVVGRLPAGEGLAAEWLFEGTGPVLTDTSGHGLDGQLSNSEDRGPGVAGSAYHAQALVSQKVTVEDFPSLPEVTVSAWVKADSVAGRFPRIIDGEEWVFFLGLDGSWVPSLKFARQYDTGTSIWHTPIGSIETGRWYHVAVSWKDGDEAPRLYIDGIEQLVTREREVADNAVAIVKSGTAYLGNDEAGERGLDGTLDELRVYGRELSPQDIAVLSANHAPALTAQPDSLTGGGNLWEPSIAAEDRDAPLPLSYHWDVLEAAGAWTVEDASSESPVFDFAAAGVYKVALDIDDGQSVVRYAWDIAVQGMYRVFMTMRNAALWQRAGDRVEIVLGVEPAPTEPLRLSYSLGGDAVAGEDFVPLPGEVVIQGGETRTMIEVEALTRMSGEARVLTLTLEDSGDYEAEGEAVLVAFTPYSYENWAVDYGFATGVSPAKLAPTADVNADGISNLTEYALGVDPWRDRGESVRKRLPRVSVGGDGVLSLSYIRPAGADPAFYTVGVSDSPRGMSFAPLAAPESVSTNTDGTETVTVTDSAPLGAGEQRFLLLRVSAGLL, via the coding sequence ATGACGGCTCTGGCACATTCTCCGGTAAAGGCCGGAAGCGCTGCGGTGCTGGTTGCGCTTGCCGTCTGCGCTATCGCGTCCGGGCAAGTGGCCGGGGCGCAAGTGAAGGGGGTGGAAATCGTCTCGCCGTCGCGAGCGGTTTGCCTGACGGATAGGCGAGCGTCTGTTCGACTGAAGGCCGCAGTTTTAGCCGGGGCCGATGCCCTGGCTTACATAGACAATGTGGTCTGGAGTGTGAATCCGGCGGTGGGAGCTGTTTTGACAGCCGAGTCCGGCGGGTGGGCGAACGTAAATTTCAGTGCCGACGGTGTTTACTCGGTGACGGCTTCGGTCGAGGCCGAAGGTACGGTGCATGCGGCCTCGCAGACTGTCGTCGTCGGTCGGCTCCCGGCGGGGGAAGGGCTTGCCGCTGAGTGGCTTTTTGAGGGAACTGGACCCGTGCTAACGGATACATCGGGGCATGGACTCGATGGGCAACTGTCAAATAGCGAGGACCGTGGACCCGGCGTGGCTGGGTCGGCCTACCATGCGCAGGCGTTGGTGAGCCAGAAGGTGACGGTCGAGGATTTTCCCAGCTTGCCGGAGGTAACGGTCAGCGCCTGGGTCAAGGCGGACTCAGTCGCCGGAAGATTTCCGCGTATTATCGACGGTGAAGAGTGGGTATTCTTTCTCGGACTCGACGGCTCGTGGGTGCCGTCCTTGAAGTTCGCCCGTCAGTACGATACCGGGACATCTATCTGGCACACACCCATTGGCTCGATAGAAACCGGACGCTGGTACCATGTCGCGGTGAGCTGGAAGGATGGCGATGAGGCTCCACGTCTTTACATTGACGGGATCGAGCAGCTGGTTACCCGCGAGCGAGAAGTTGCCGATAATGCGGTTGCCATCGTTAAATCCGGGACCGCCTACCTCGGAAACGATGAAGCCGGTGAACGTGGCCTGGACGGAACGCTGGATGAGCTCCGCGTATATGGCCGTGAGCTTTCGCCTCAAGATATCGCTGTGCTGAGCGCTAACCATGCCCCCGCTCTGACGGCGCAACCGGACAGCCTGACCGGTGGCGGGAACCTCTGGGAGCCGTCAATCGCGGCGGAGGATAGGGACGCACCGTTGCCGCTGAGCTACCACTGGGATGTCCTTGAGGCTGCCGGTGCCTGGACGGTGGAGGATGCCAGTTCGGAGAGTCCGGTTTTTGATTTCGCGGCGGCGGGAGTTTATAAGGTAGCCCTCGACATTGACGACGGCCAGAGTGTCGTGAGATATGCTTGGGACATTGCCGTTCAGGGTATGTATCGAGTTTTCATGACAATGCGTAACGCCGCCTTGTGGCAAAGAGCGGGTGATCGGGTAGAAATTGTTCTCGGGGTCGAGCCCGCGCCGACTGAGCCGCTAAGACTGAGCTATTCGCTGGGCGGTGACGCCGTTGCGGGCGAGGATTTCGTGCCCTTGCCCGGGGAGGTGGTTATCCAGGGCGGGGAGACCCGGACCATGATCGAAGTTGAGGCGCTCACGCGAATGAGCGGTGAGGCGCGGGTGTTGACGCTGACGCTGGAGGATTCCGGGGATTATGAGGCGGAGGGGGAAGCTGTGCTCGTGGCTTTCACGCCGTATTCCTACGAGAACTGGGCTGTGGACTACGGGTTCGCTACCGGTGTGAGCCCGGCGAAGCTCGCTCCGACGGCGGACGTGAACGCAGACGGGATCAGTAATCTGACCGAGTACGCGCTCGGGGTGGACCCGTGGCGAGATCGGGGCGAGTCCGTGCGCAAGCGCCTTCCGCGTGTGAGCGTGGGCGGCGACGGGGTGCTTTCCTTGTCCTACATTCGTCCGGCGGGGGCAGATCCGGCGTTCTACACGGTCGGAGTGAGCGATTCTCCGAGGGGGATGTCATTCGCGCCTTTGGCGGCGCCTGAATCCGTGAGCACCAACACCGACGGTACGGAAACGGTGACAGTGACGGACTCGGCTCCGTTAGGCGCGGGAGAGCAGCGTTTTCTGCTTTTGCGGGTGTCGGCGGGTTTGTTGTGA